TTGCTGCAGATGGTGTCACTGTGCATTGTTCAACAATTCAGCGCACTTTGCACAAGGAGAAGCTGTATGGGAGAGTGATGCGACAGAAGCCTTTTCTGCAAGCATGCCACAAACAGTCGCTTGAGGTATGCAAAAGCACATTTGGACAAGCCGGTTTCATTTTGGAACAAGGTCCTGTGGACTGATGAAACAAAGATTGAGGGGTTCCGGTGACGTCAACTTCCAAGATGGCAGCTTGAGCTGACTGCACCTCCAGTAAATCTTAATTTGACCGCCATTAATTgccaaatataacaaaaaatgagtaaaatggaATCTATAAGGGGGTCTAGAATGGGGAAAAGGGACGGGAATAAGAAAACCACGAATAAAGAATtggcaaaagaaagaaagacggCAGGTAGCTCACCAACACATCAGCACCTCAGcgaagctaatgctaataaGCTTTCCACTGACTCGACTGCACTAGCGCAAATCCTGGGGGAGTTACGGGATTTCCGAAAAGATATGAAACAACAGCTTGATGACATTAAGTCAGATCTCATCAACATACACCAAAAAATTAAGGAGACGGATGACCGAGTCAAAACGCAAACCATTATCATGTCTTCTGGGACTACCCAATCATAAAAGATTACTGAAAAGAGATAAATAGTGCCTTACAAGATATTTTCAAGCAGAACATTCCTTTTGAGATCAAGcttatgtattttacataatttcttcaaaaagaaataaatatttaatgactaTTTTATTAATAGCaagtaagaaaaacattacaagaAAATGGTTATCACAAGACAAACCAACTTTCGACGACTGGATCGACATAACATTTAACATgtataaaatggaaaagaaataaCAGTCACAGGACTGAACAATTCTGTCAGTGGTGGCAGATTTGGGTAGagatctgatttcatttttagagaCCAAACTTGATTAAATCTCCTATGACAGCCatacttcataattattttatacTATGTCTTTCGttcatgtatttctttttttttctggtttgctCTTTACATTTCTAACTTGATTCCTTTCTctatttttggtttcttctttCACACTCTCTTTATTCCTTGCTTTATAATCTTTCTCAGGGAAGTGaagttgcatttttgttttgactgttaTTATGCAATGGTCTACATGTCTACCTTATTACAAATGTTGAAGTTAATCCTGTGATGTAGAGGCCTAAGTTTATGTAAGTGATACTTTCTTGAGAatcaataaagataaaataaaaaaaagaaacaaagattgaGTTGTTTAGTCATAAAAAATGGCGTTATACATGGCAGCAAAAAAATACAGCGTTCCAAGAAAAACACTTGCTACCCACTGTAAAATGTGGTGGAGGTTTCATCATGCTTTGGCCAATGTCAGCACTGGGGATCTTGTTAAAGTTGAGGGTTGCATGGATTTCACTCAATATCAACAGATTCTTGAGAATAATGTTCAAGAATCAGTTACGAAGTTGAAGTTGCGCTGGGATATTTCAGcaagacaatgatccaaaacaccGCTCCAAATCTACTCGAACAATTACAATGTTCTGGAATGGCCATCCCAATCCCCAGACCTGAATATCATTGAACATCTGTGGGATGATTTGAAGCAGGCTGTAAATGCTCAGCGACCATCAAACTTAACTGAACTGGAAttgttttgtaaagaagaatGGCCAAAAATACCTTCATCCAGGATCCAGGAACTCATTAAAAGCTACAGGAAGTGACTAGAGGctgttatttttgcaaaaggagGATCTGCTAAATATTAATGCCACTTTTCTGTTGAAGTGCCCATATTTTTGCACCTGTCAAATTCTGTTTTAATGCATacttcacattttctgttagtACAATAAACCTCAATTCAATACTGAAATATTACTTATGTCCATCAGATATATCAAACTGAAATAGCTGTTGCAAACAcccaaatatttatatataaaaataattaagtttaaTAGGGCTGcccaaactttttcatatgactgcatatatatgtatatgtgtgtgtgtttttaaatgtatgtttaatttgttctttGTAGTGTCAAAAACATCACTTGATGTGCACAACAGTATCCTCTTTGGAGAAGTGTACTCAGTGTTTTGGACCTTGTTCTTCATTCAAGTGGGTTGGCTACCAGTGCAAAGGTAAGATATTTAGTTAATTTGTACtgtgaattaattaattttaataggATGTATGTCTTTGTTGAACAAATTACAGTGTCAGAATTGAGTATATAGTTTTCAATACAATGCAATTTATGTCATCATGGTGACTTTCAAAGCAGTGGAAGTTTTCAAAGTACCTTAAAGCCTTTGACCTtgatctttatttaaaacagaacataaaaattTTATCCAGAATGTTcaattttgcacatttaaaaaaaaaattgttaatctATATTTAACTATTCCATCTGATCTAAAAGTAAGGTGTAATGGTTTATTTGAGATTTTGGATTTTGCTTGTCTTCTGtggtttttttacatttaaattttttcacaggTTGTTCAAAAGTCTGGCATTCATACTGCCTTAAACAAATTACAAAGGATGACGGATCTCAGGTGAATATCCACATACgtttttttagctttaccttCTAAGTCtccattttaacataaattatatTTCCCACTTCCCACTCCCAATTTCAGGCAAAAGAACTTTTTAAGTATTCCATAGCTGACTCCTCATCAGATAACAACACATCACCTTCCAAAGAATGTGAAATGTCAGATGATGACCATGCATCTGATATTGACTACATACCAAATTCAGAATCTGCAGAAGCTGATGAAGACTCAGATGTTAGCATCCCTCTTCAGCCCATCAAGTCTAAAGTTGGACAAATTCAAGGAAACCCAACAATACCCGATCTCACTTCATTCTTGCCAGACTCAAGTTCTGTGGTTGAACCTTGCACATCAAATTACTGGCCTCCTTTTCACATAGATGATATGGGTGATGGCACATTCGAAACATTCAGCCCAGCCAAGTCTACCAAAGACTcaaacaataaaccaaaaagTCAAAAGGAGCTTCACAAACAGGAATCCTCACAGCATATTTTGAGTGCTAAGAACTACTGCTTTGTATGTGGTAGGCCACAGACCAAAATTTCACGCCATTTAAAAACCCACAAGACACATGCTGAAATTGCTTATGCCTTTTCCCTTCCGGAAGACTCAAAAGAGCGCAATGTTCTtctagaaaaaatgagaaacaaggGGAACTTCAAACATAACTGTGAGGTTTTACAAAGTGGGAAAGGATCGTTGAAAGTTAAGAGAAAGCCAAAAGCAAAGACTGGAACATTTATACATTGTATGTACTGCCAAGGTATGTACATTCGAAAGGAACTACGGAGACATGTCCAAAGATGCCCCTGTAAGCCACAAAATGAAGATTTGAACCAAGGACATGGAAGAACCAAAGTACTGGGTTTTGCTATGGCTCAAGAGTCTGCATTCTGTCAAGAGATTTCAAGTGGGGTTTGGAAGCTCCTTGGTCCCATGAAGCAGGATGATGTAGCCACAGTTGTGAGAAATGACCTGACCATTATTCAGTTTGCCCAGTCTCTCTACAACAGACATGGACAAGACCCTACTAAGTATGAGTACATCCGACAGAAGCTCCGTGAAATTGGACGTCTGTTAATATGTCTACGGTCTGAATTCTCTATACATAACTTGGAGGAAGCTGTGAAACCTGCTAACTTCCAAAGAGTTGTCCAGGCAGTAAAGATTGTCTGCGGTTTtgatgaagaaaagcattcaTACCAAACACCAAGTCTTGCACTAAAACTGGGACATACACTACAGAAAATCAGTGACATTATCCATTGCCGAGCGCTCATGGCAGAAGATGAAGAACTGATTAAGTCAACAGACACTTTCAAAAAGCTGTATACATCCAAGTGGTCTGAGTTAGTGTCACATACTGCCTTGAACACTCTGAGTCATGCCAAATATAATAAGCCATTAACCTTACCATTCACAGAAGATGTTCAGAGTCTTCATAGGTACCTTAAGAAATCTggagaaaatgcattttctaaCTTGAAAGAAGAGGTCAGCCCCCAGAATTATGCAGAACTTGCAAAAGTTACTCTTGCACAGGTCATTGTGTTCAATCGAAGACGAGCTGGAGAAGTCTCAAAGATGCGTCTCAGAGGTTTCCAGCAGAGAGATGACTCCAAGCTCCATGAAGATGTTGCTGCTGGATTGTCCAAGGTTGAAAAAAGGCTCTGTAGCTACTTCAGTCGTGTTGAAATAATTGGAAAAAGAGGTCGAAAAGTTGCGGTTCTCCTTTCTCCAGATGTGGTGGATGCTCTGACTCTGCTGGTCAGCAAAAGAGAGCAATGTGGTGTTTGCTCCACAAACATCTTTCTTTTTGCCCGACCAAGATCTCAAAGTCACTACAGGGGCCAAGACTGTTTGCGTGTTTATGGAAGCCAATGTGGGGCGAAGCATCCCGAGTTCCTCAGGTCCACGCAACTCAGGAAGCATGTTGCCACATTGTCACAAGTCCTCAAtctcaaaaataatgaaattgaCCAGGTGGCTGACTTCCTGGGACATGACATTCGTGTCCACAGGGAATTTTATCGCTTACCTGTGCCAACAACACAACTGGCAAAGATTTCTAAGCTTCTTTTGTCCATGGAGAAAGGACACGTATCCACCCTGCAAGGAAAATCCCTTGATGACATCGAAATCGAAGGTTATTGCTGAATTGTTTTTGTGATCTTATTTCCATTAGTAGGACTTGTCTGACATAATCAACATTCGTAAAACTGgtggatttaaataaatgattattattGGAAAATATTACAGTAGGGATTCTCTGTTAGAAAAtactaataaatacaaaatgtgttttaagcCTCATTTTGGTAATGCTTAGATATAATTTTATGTATGGCACTCATTTGTATTCTAATAATGCCTTTCAGATGAAATAGAACTAAGTGAGGATGAAGAAAAGGAagatttaagtgacttggaTGACTGCGATTCTGTGGAACCTGAGGAACCCGTGGAAACCGTGGAATCTGTGGAACCTGAGGAACCTGTGGAACCTGAGGAACCTGTGGAACCTGTGGAACCTGAGCAAAGCAAGAATATTGATGATTTGTGTATGTTACTTGAATCCAAAGATGCTATAACTTTTTGtctatctgttttttgttttttaaacttttgttgtttgtcttAGTGGGAGCAGTGTCATCGACAGCAGAGGAAACTGTCCCTCCTGTTGAAGGCAAGTCAAGTTTCCTTATGAGTCTGTGTTTTGATCCTAGCTACATTTAGTTAAAGCATAATTCTACTGCGCTGACCATATTAACTAGTTCATGCTTAAAGGCCATGCAGTCTAGATGCCCTCAAACTATATGCCATTTGCTTGAGACATGTGCCAACCTAGTGAAGAGTGTTACGACCGGCTCTTTGAGCCATACCAAAGACAGGAAGACACGGAGTTCAACAATAAATAAGCTCTTTATTGAGCACAagcatgaaataaaactaaactgaaacaacttgttttttgtCCACATGCCTCCATTTGGGAGattgcttttgtttctgcttgGACATTTCTCATTGTCCTTCTTCTCCACCCAATTTCCagtaatttcacatttttgaagcATTGTATTCCAAATTTTTGTCCACTTTCTCAGTTAGTTGATTAGTAGAGAAACTTACAAACATGCTTGGCCAGCAGCCAtcttgaatgtttttcattttttgttttaataaactgttttaatcatttttctctttacttttttcccttcagagacttcctctgctgcaccaAGAAGACAACCAAAAAAACCATGGTCAAGTGCTGAGGTTTCTGCTGTTATGAGGCATTTTAAAGCTCACATAGGTAAAGGAAAACTTGCCACTAAAAATGAGTGCAAACACTGCAAGTTGGTGGAAGGTCCTGTGCTGGCTCAAAGAACAGCACAAAATATCAGGGACTTTGTGAGAAACCGTGGAATAACTGCTATGAGGCAGGCACAAAAGAAAAGGCTCTAGATTTTATGTGAAGTAATCATTTGTTCAAAAGTGTTCCATTTTGTTCATgctactaaaacattttttttttttgttgcctatCAAACAATATTATCTGTAAAGTCCCGTGACTTAGAGgctgtttaaatgtatttgtgttGATAGGCAGAAAAGCGTTTTCCTAATGGCGAGGCATTTTTCTGTTGTCCAGCATAAAAATTATTCGAAAAGGTGGcagaattttaatttaacattcttttacttatttatttatattcagaatATTTGGCAACAGTCTGCACCCTAAAGcccttattttacttttgtgtacGTTTTGTTGAGGCACTtaaattagattgtttttcttttggtaatttcaatttgaggcttacttttattttttaaagaaaaataattgaattatttggtCATATTTAcctaataaaatatgttctgtTAATGCTTTGTGCTGTCAGGTTGTGTATTTATGCTAATCAGCAGGTTTTTAAATATGACGTAGTTGTCCCTTTAAAGTTCTCAcaatactttgttttgttctcataAACCACATTTGCTGATGTCCATATAAGCCACCATGTTGTCAGGCTGCTGAAAGAAAGGCTGTGTAGCTGCTATCTGAAACCTAAAGTGAGCtaaatttttttcagattttttgcagtgttttaagCCACCTCCCATTGCTCTAGCTACTTGGGAAAGGGTAGTCCAGCTAAACCACCGTCGGGCCTGTTTGGCGAATAAGGCAGGCTATACCTTATGTacctgtatgtgtgtgtgtgtgtgtccaggggTGTGtagggctgtgtgtgtgtgtgtgggtgtgtgcatgcGCTTTTTTGTCTCCAGGACATAACAGCCGATGGTCAGGGGTGAGTGACCCCCTCCCCTGCAGAAGATCCCTTGCTCTctctgtgcgtgtgtatgtCTAATGATTGTGTCatgatgtaataaaaatgagtttgtgtgtatttatttcccCACAcaccataatttaaaaaataaataaataaatacataaatgctTTTTCAGTAAAGTATTGTTTAGAATTAAAGCAGCCTTACCTAACTGATTGTAatcacattaaatatatttcacagcTTTCAACGCTCGTGAAATACGAAAGAGGCTCACTGCAGAAAATCTACAAGCTCGAGTTGTTTTGCTGGACGGATTGATTACAGGTACattatttgaatttatctaGTAAAATCACATCTCATAACTGTTAGAAGTTTATTCCTAATTATTTATTCCTAATTATTTATTACAGAATCTTTTCTACTTCTGGACCGACCTCCAGCTCGAAAAAGACGACAAGCTCTGGCTCGCAACcgagaaaaagttaaaatcctGCTACAAGCCGTCAGAACAGTGCTGCAAAATGTTTCCTCCGATGCAAAGGTGATTGTGAAATGATTCATGTATGATTTGTCTCTTATAACTCAGTAAAGAATGGAAGACCAACAAGCTAGAGTTGAATCATCTCAATCAGATTATTCTCAACAAATAGCTGACAATATCCAAACTCTGCAAACACTTGCATTAGCATTGAATACTGGGGGAAATGACTTTTCACAGAGCCCTGCTCTTAGCCCTGCTAGGTCATCAATCTCTGATATTTTAAACGCATCTGAACTCTCAGACTATTTCAGACAAATTAATGATGCCGTTCACGGTTTAAATGACTACATATCTCCGCAAAACTCACCGGCTGCCTCATCTGCGTTGgatgaaacttttcaaaatacagAACCTCAATCAGATTATTCCCAACAAATTATTAATTCCATCCAGATTCTACAAACAATCGCTTCAGCTTTGAATACCGGGGGAAATGACTTTACACAGAGCCCTGATCTTAGCCCTGCTAGATCACCAATCTCTGATATGTTAAACGCATCTGAAGTCTCAGACTATTTCAGACAAATTGACGATGCAGTCCGCGGTTTAAATAACTGTATATCTCCGCAAAACTCACCCGTTGGTTCACCGGCTACTTCGTCTACCATTTCATTAGATGAAGGTTTTCAAAATACAGAATCTGTGTTACCATCTGAAACAGTTTCTGCAGCAAATGATCAagcacagcagcaacagcagcgaGGAGGTAATCTAGATCAAAATCAGAGAATTGAACGTCAGCGTTTCAATAACATTGAAATAAGGAGATCGTTATCAATCGCGCCTCCAACCCACGGTGTACCTGACATTGCTGAATTCTACACCGCAGTTATGAATGTTTTAACTGATCTAGCTAATGCTGCAAGATCAATAGCTGTACGTAATGACGTTGTACAGTTAGAATTAGCGTGGGGTAATATTTCTCATCACATAAATATCTCTGTTACTGATAACGATGCAATCCTGCCTGCATTTGAGGAATTTTTAGATGAGCTCGTTCAATCTAATGCAGAGCTGCCCTCAGAAAGTAATTTGGAGCTGATTCTCCAGATAGTCAAGAACCCAACAGGAGGTTCAAAACGCAAGGCTGAAAGAACATTGGAATGTGAATTGATTAATAAGAAGAGGCGTCACCTGTATATTGTagaaaatacaggaaataaattgtgttttgctaCCAGCCTGGCACATGTAGCTCACCCTGAATTTACAGATAAACAAGCTCTTGAACAGGGAAGAAAGTGGCAGCATCAGGCAGGTCTAACTGATCAGACAGCGGTTACATTCAGCGACGTcacaaagtttgaaaacattctacaaagaaaaattgCAGTGTTTCATCGAACCTCAAAAGATAGGGCTTTATCTAAATTTGAAACAGATTTCCAAAATCGTTCAAATCCctgctttctcctcctccataATAATCACTTCTATGGCATTAGGAATCTTGCAGGTTTTACCGGTTCGAAATATCATTGCAAATTTTGTTATGGCGGTTATAATAATTCTAACACCCATCATTGCCAAGGCTACTGTGGTGTCTGCTGTTGTTACAGTTGCACACAATTGCAGTACAACCCAGTACGCTGCGATGACTGTAACAGAATATGTCGAAACTCTACATGCTTCGATAGGCACAAAGAACCTCGCAACAGACCTCATGCTGAAATGCTTGTAAGTGATTGCGAGATGATCAAATTTTGTTCTACGTGTAAAAGGCTGTATCACGTACCTATGACCAAAGAGAAAACTTTACACATATGCGAATCAAAATGTGTCATCTGCggtgaaaaaaatctacctCCTGGTACAGATGTAACTCTTAACGATCATCAATGCTACATTCAAACCAGTACTACTGATGACAAACTTCATGACAAACTTGTGTTTTACGATTTTGAAACATTTGTAGATCAGAGCGGCGTACATAAACCCTTTCTAGTCTGTTCAAAATCCATGACAGGTGTTGAATGGCACGCTTATGGCCTGGATTGTGCACAGCAATTCCTTCTTCATTTTAGAAGAACTATGTTTAAGGGATACACTTTCATCGCACATAATGCTCGTGGGTTTGACAGTTATTTAATGCTTAACTCTATGGTGCAGTTAGGTATCAAGCCTTTTCTAATCATGCAAGGAGGAAAAGTTCTTTGTTTTACAGACCCCGATTACAAATTGAAATTCATTGATAGCCTGTCATTTCTGACTATGAAACTGAGTGCCATGCCGAAAGCACTGGGCTTCCATGACCGCTCGAAAGGATATTTTCCCCATGAATTTTCCGCTGAAGAGCATCTCAAGTATGTGGGTGTGTTTCCTCCTTTAGATTCTTACGGCATCAAACTTATGAATCCAGATGAGCGGCAGAAAATTACTGATTGGTACGGTGAAGCATCCAAAGGCATTTTTGACTTTGAGAAAGAATCCCTGCATTATTGCAAAAATGATGTGGACATTCTTTTTCAAGGTTGTGTTAAATTCAGAGAGGAGTTTTTTAAGGAGACAAATGTGGATCCCTTTAAGAACATCACAATTGCTTCTGCATGCATGCAGGTTTTTGTGACCAATTTTCTTCCGGAGAAATCCTTGGCGATCCCATCCGCTGTAGATTACAGGCGTGggtccaaaactttctccaatGCTTCAATTCAGTGGCTAGAGTGGAAGATGGACAGTGAGAACTTACATATTGAGCACGCGCTGAACTCTGGCGAACGCAAAATCGGACCCTATTTTGTCGACGGATTCGCAGTAATCTCAGGTTTAGCTACCGTATTCTGTTTCAACGGGTGTCTTTACCATGCCTGCCCTCGGTGTTTCAAGCAGACTGAAATGTGTCCTTTGAGAAAAGTACCGTTTGAACAAATTTATGCAGCTACGGTTGAAAGATCTAAGATTCTGCAAGCCGTTTATGGTGTTCGAGTCGAGACTGTGTGGGAACATGAGTGGgatgaaatgaaaaagtctGATCCAGGGGTAATCAGATTCCTGGAAAAATTTGATGCGCCAGAACCTTTGGTCCCTCGGAACGCTCTGTACGGAGGTCGAACTTGTGCTCTAAAGCTCAGGTTCACAGCTGGACCGGGTGAGTCCGTGCATTATGTGGACTTCACATCTCTCTACCCTTATGTAAATGCTACGTGTGAATATCCGCTAGGTCACCCTACCCTCATTTACAAAGATTTCGATGATCCTGTCAACTATTTTGGTTTTATCAGAGCAACCGTTTATCCTCCACGAGGCCTGTTTTTTCCAGTTCTGCCCTACAAGACATCTAGGGGTAAGCTAGTTTTCACTCTTTGCCGCACATGTGCAGATATTAACAATCAAACAGGGATCTGCACCCATGAGGACGAGGCTCGATCTCTGACAGGTGTTTGGGTGAGTGCGGAGTTTCAAAAAGCATTACAATGTGGTTATCGTCTCGGAAAAATCACTGAGGTCTGGCATTTCGAGAGAAGCAGTAGCTCGATCTTTAAAGGCTACATTCACACCTTTTTGAAGGGGAAACAGGAAGCCAGCGGTTATCCCCCTGAAGCGATGGATCAGGAGAGCAGGTTGAAATATGTGAGAGATTATCAAATTAATCAAGGTATTCAACTAGATGCTGGGAAAATTGAGGTGAACCCTGCTAAAAGACAAGTAGCTAAACTGTGTCTCAATAGCTTCTGGGGAAAGTTTGCGCAAAGAAATGATCTCTCTCAGACCAGCTTTGTAAGTGATCCTGAtgaatatttcaatttttttttctcaggtaaATACGTGGTGAAGTACTTTCACTTTATTAACCCTGAAACCTGTCTGATCCAGTGGAATTACAGCAAACGTTGCATCGTTCGTCCTaacaaatcaaataatattttcatcGCAGCATTTACCACAGCTTATGCTCGTTTAAAACTTTTCAGCTGTCTGGAGCGAGTGCAGGATAAGATTCTCTACATAGACACAGACAGCCTGATCTATGTGGTAAAAGATGGTGAGAGTCCTCTAGAACTGGGAAATTATCTCGGTGATTTAACCGACGAATTAGGAGGTGACACCATTCAGGAATTTGTAGCAGCGGGGCCTAAAAGTTATGCTTACCagacaaaaaatcaaaagaaagtgGTGATCCGGGTGAAAGGCATCACTCAAACTTATGAGTGCAGCGAGACAGTCAATTTTGACAGCATCAGAGAGCTGGTGGGAGGGTACTTAGAAGGGTCCCGACACGGTGTTATCAAAACACCGCAACACACCATAAAACGCGATAAAAAAGGGTTCGTTTTAAGAAACGTGACATTTCTTAAAAGGTTTCAGGTTGTGTATGACAAACGCAGGCTTTTTCCTGATGGTTCAACTCTACCTTTTGGTTATTAGAGTTTAAGagacaaggaaaaaataaaaaaataaaaatgtcttattccAACGATGTTCAAGAGGTATACTTTGACCCCAGATTCACGAAACCGTTCTCATGTATGATCGTTGGGGCAAGTGGTTGTGGAAAATCATACTTTGTAgggaaaatgttgcaaaatctTGAGCATGTCATGAATGTTGTACCGGACAatattgtttggatttttacttcttttcaaCCATTATATGCTGAATtgcaaaaactgaataaaaatattaaatttgtggAAGGACTGCCTGCTTCTTTCGACGACGAAGAATTATTCCCTGTGAATCAAAGTCACTTGGTCATTTTGGATGATGTCATTTTCCAGGCTTCTAACCACCCTGAAGTAGCCAAATTGTTCACCCAATATCGACATCATAGAAATATGTCTGTTCTATATCTCACCCAGAATGTATTTCAGCAGGGAAAATACAGCCGCACCATTAGTCTCAACAGTAATTATATGGTGCTCTTTAAGAACCCTCGAGATAAATTACAGGTGGATATACTAGCGCGTCAAGTCTTCCCATCAGCTAAAGCAAGTTTCCTGGAGAGTTTTGAAGATGCAACCAAAGAAGCTCACGGATATTTAATCGTAGATCTTACTCCTAGCTGCCCAGAACGTTACAGGTTAAGGACGGGGATATTACCCGGCGAATGGCCAGTGGTGTATGTACCTAAATCAAAGTAAGTCAGAATGTCTGCACGCATAAAAAGGAATGCTCCGATGCTCAGGGCTCTTTACCAGGCCACCCCTCAGAAGCGTAAAGATATTTTAGCTCATTGCTCACCggattttcttaaaactttatGTGAGATTGCTCTGAACATTctaaaaggaaatattaaactaaCACCTTCTCAACACCGGAAATTGAAAAAGCAGCGAAAAATTATCAGACTGTTGGCGGATAAAAGAACCGGA
This Xiphophorus hellerii strain 12219 chromosome 23, Xiphophorus_hellerii-4.1, whole genome shotgun sequence DNA region includes the following protein-coding sequences:
- the LOC116714495 gene encoding uncharacterized protein LOC116714495, producing MAQESAFCQEISSGVWKLLGPMKQDDVATVVRNDLTIIQFAQSLYNRHGQDPTKYEYIRQKLREIGRLLICLRSEFSIHNLEEAVKPANFQRVVQAVKIVCGFDEEKHSYQTPSLALKLGHTLQKISDIIHCRALMAEDEELIKSTDTFKKLYTSKWSELVSHTALNTLSHAKYNKPLTLPFTEDVQSLHRYLKKSGENAFSNLKEEVSPQNYAELAKVTLAQVIVFNRRRAGEVSKMRLRGFQQRDDSKLHEDVAAGLSKVEKRLCSYFSRVEIIGKRGRKVAVLLSPDVVDALTLLVSKREQCGVCSTNIFLFARPRSQSHYRGQDCLRVYGSQCGAKHPEFLRSTQLRKHVATLSQVLNLKNNEIDQVADFLGHDIRVHREFYRLPVPTTQLAKISKLLLSMEKGHVSTLQGKSLDDIEIEDEIELSEDEEKEDLSDLDDCDSVEPEEPVETVESVEPEEPVEPEEPVEPVEPEQSKNIDDLLGAVSSTAEETVPPVEGKSSFLMSLCFDPSYI